A stretch of Acidovorax sp. RAC01 DNA encodes these proteins:
- the tsf gene encoding translation elongation factor Ts, with protein sequence MAAITASMVAELRGKTDAPMMECKKALTEADGDMAKAEELLRVKLGTKAGKAASRITAEGVVASYIDGTTGALVEVNSETDFVSKNDSFIAMANAAAKLVALHNPADVAALGALPYEQDSFGPTLEDVRKGLIGKIGENMSFRRFKRFSGSSLAAYLHGSRIGVVVEFDGDAAAAKDVAMHVAAMKPVALTSADVPADLIAKERSVAEGKADEANKELVAAGKPAQSAEITAKRIDGAVQKYLKEVSLADQVFVKAADGKQTVAQMLKAANTNVKGFTLYVVGEGIEKKVDDFAAEVAAQVAAAKAAA encoded by the coding sequence ATGGCTGCAATTACCGCAAGCATGGTTGCTGAACTGCGTGGCAAGACCGATGCCCCGATGATGGAATGCAAGAAGGCCCTGACGGAAGCCGACGGCGACATGGCCAAGGCCGAAGAGCTGCTGCGCGTCAAGCTCGGCACCAAGGCTGGCAAGGCTGCTTCGCGCATCACGGCCGAAGGCGTGGTCGCCAGCTACATCGACGGCACCACGGGCGCCCTGGTCGAAGTCAACAGCGAAACCGACTTCGTTTCCAAGAACGACAGCTTCATCGCCATGGCCAATGCCGCCGCCAAGCTGGTGGCCCTGCACAACCCTGCCGATGTGGCTGCCCTGGGCGCGCTGCCCTATGAGCAAGACAGCTTCGGCCCCACCCTGGAAGACGTGCGCAAGGGTCTGATCGGCAAGATCGGCGAAAACATGTCGTTCCGCCGTTTCAAGCGTTTCAGCGGCTCCAGCCTGGCTGCCTACCTGCACGGCTCGCGCATTGGCGTGGTCGTCGAATTCGACGGCGACGCAGCAGCGGCCAAGGACGTTGCCATGCACGTGGCCGCCATGAAGCCCGTGGCCCTGACCAGCGCCGACGTGCCCGCCGACCTGATCGCCAAGGAGCGCTCGGTCGCTGAAGGCAAGGCCGACGAAGCCAACAAGGAACTCGTGGCTGCTGGCAAGCCTGCGCAAAGTGCCGAAATCACCGCCAAGCGCATCGACGGCGCTGTGCAAAAGTACCTCAAGGAAGTCTCGCTGGCCGACCAGGTCTTCGTGAAGGCCGCCGACGGCAAGCAGACGGTGGCCCAGATGCTCAAGGCCGCCAACACCAACGTGAAGGGCTTCACCCTGTACGTGGTCGGCGAAGGCATCGAGAAGAAGGTCGACGACTTCGCAGCCGAAGTGGCTGCCCAGGTCGCTGCCGCCAAGGCCGCTGCCTGA
- the rpsB gene encoding 30S ribosomal protein S2, whose amino-acid sequence MSVTMREMLEAGVHFGHQTRFWNPKMAPYIFGHRNKIHIINLEKSLPLFQEAQKFAKQLAANRGTILMVGTKRQAREILSTEAQRAGVPFVDQRWLGGMLTNFKTVKTSIKRLKDMKAQQEAGLDSLSKKEQLTFSREIEKLEKDIGGIQDMAALPDAIFIIDVGFHKIAVAEAKKLGIPLIGVVDTNHSPEGIDYVIPGNDDSAKAVTLYARGIADAIIEGRANAVNEVVKAATAESTDEFVEVQEAAA is encoded by the coding sequence ATGTCCGTTACCATGCGCGAAATGCTGGAAGCCGGTGTCCACTTCGGCCACCAGACCCGCTTCTGGAACCCCAAGATGGCTCCGTACATCTTCGGCCACCGCAACAAGATTCACATCATCAACCTGGAAAAGTCGCTGCCACTGTTCCAGGAAGCCCAAAAGTTCGCCAAGCAGCTCGCTGCCAACCGCGGCACCATCCTGATGGTCGGCACCAAGCGCCAGGCCCGTGAAATCCTGTCGACCGAAGCACAGCGCGCCGGCGTTCCTTTCGTGGACCAGCGCTGGCTCGGCGGCATGTTGACCAACTTCAAGACGGTCAAGACTTCGATCAAGCGCCTCAAGGACATGAAGGCCCAGCAGGAAGCCGGCCTCGACAGCCTGAGCAAGAAGGAGCAGCTGACGTTCTCCCGCGAAATCGAGAAGCTCGAAAAAGACATCGGCGGCATCCAGGACATGGCTGCCCTGCCCGACGCTATCTTCATCATCGACGTGGGCTTCCACAAGATCGCCGTGGCCGAAGCCAAGAAGCTGGGCATCCCGCTGATCGGCGTGGTCGATACCAACCACTCGCCCGAAGGCATCGACTACGTGATCCCCGGTAACGACGACTCGGCCAAGGCCGTGACGCTGTATGCCCGTGGCATCGCTGATGCGATCATTGAAGGCCGTGCCAACGCCGTGAACGAAGTCGTGAAGGCCGCTACGGCTGAAAGCACCGACGAATTCGTGGAAGTGCAAGAAGCCGCTGCCTGA
- a CDS encoding phosphatidate cytidylyltransferase, whose amino-acid sequence MLLQRVITAIVLLAILLPALFYVSPVPFMVVVLVLMAAGAWEWGRLSGFGQAGSVAVGAACVALCAVSWSLGWTDRSLAGVWIAGGGLWVLATAWLLRAGVPGWALIPSVLRLVAGVLALWLAWLAAVQARKIGINFLLSVLVLVWVADIFAYFAGRAFGLRFTKNKLAPSISPGKSWEGVWGGLAGVVVLAFAWVAADAHWQAAVGSFYTRLAQQGWWLLVVAVLFMVAMSVCGDLVESLIKRSAGVKDSSALLPGHGGVLDRVDALLPTLPLAMMLTSLTTPL is encoded by the coding sequence ATGCTTTTACAGCGCGTCATCACTGCCATCGTCTTGCTGGCCATCCTGCTGCCTGCGCTTTTCTATGTATCGCCCGTGCCCTTCATGGTGGTGGTGCTGGTGCTCATGGCTGCGGGCGCATGGGAGTGGGGGCGCCTGAGCGGATTTGGCCAGGCCGGCTCGGTCGCCGTGGGCGCCGCCTGTGTTGCCCTGTGCGCAGTGTCCTGGTCGCTGGGCTGGACCGACCGATCGCTGGCTGGGGTGTGGATTGCGGGCGGGGGGCTGTGGGTACTGGCCACCGCGTGGCTGTTGCGGGCCGGCGTGCCCGGCTGGGCGCTGATTCCGTCGGTGCTGAGGCTGGTGGCCGGTGTGCTTGCGCTCTGGCTGGCGTGGCTGGCTGCGGTGCAGGCGCGCAAGATCGGGATCAACTTCCTGCTTTCGGTGCTGGTGCTGGTGTGGGTGGCCGATATCTTCGCCTACTTTGCAGGCCGCGCCTTTGGCCTGCGCTTCACGAAGAACAAACTGGCTCCGTCCATCAGCCCCGGCAAAAGCTGGGAGGGCGTGTGGGGTGGTCTGGCTGGCGTGGTGGTGCTGGCGTTTGCCTGGGTGGCTGCCGACGCGCACTGGCAGGCGGCAGTGGGCAGCTTCTACACGCGTCTGGCCCAGCAGGGCTGGTGGCTGCTGGTGGTGGCTGTGCTGTTCATGGTCGCCATGAGCGTCTGCGGAGATCTGGTGGAGTCGCTGATCAAACGCAGTGCGGGCGTGAAGGACAGCAGCGCGCTGCTGCCGGGCCACGGCGGTGTGCTGGACCGGGTGGACGCACTGCTGCCGACGCTGCCACTGGCCATGATGCTGACTAGCCTGACAACGCCCCTATGA
- the rseP gene encoding RIP metalloprotease RseP translates to MLLTIAAFVVALGLLIAVHEYGHYRVAVACGVKVLRFSVGFGRPLLRWQPKGSSTEFVIGAFPLGGYVRMLDEREAPVEPHERHLAFNTQPLKARAAIVAAGPLANLLLAVLLYSVVNWNGVQEPKAVLASPVAGSIAHSAGLRGGELVERAALGSDELEDVRSFEDLRWLLTRSALEGDRARLEVRPQGSSSVRELVLDMSTIDSREADAQLFRKIGILGPWTRPVLGEVMPEGAAARAGLRQGDVVLRIGATDVVDGQQLRELIRQSVKGSAAVTQPWRIERGGQTLMVDVTPEPQTDQGATVGRIGAYVGTPPEFVTVDYGFFEGAWAGVVKTWDVSVLTLRMMGRMVIGEASLKNLSGPLTIADYAGRSASMGISQYLVFLALISVSLGVLNLLPLPVLDGGHLMYYLWEGVTGKGVSDAWMERLQRGGVAVLILMMSIALFNDVTRLFG, encoded by the coding sequence ATGCTTCTCACCATCGCCGCTTTTGTCGTCGCCCTGGGCCTGCTCATTGCCGTGCACGAATACGGCCACTACCGGGTGGCGGTGGCGTGCGGTGTGAAGGTGCTGCGGTTCTCGGTTGGCTTCGGGCGGCCGCTGCTGCGCTGGCAGCCCAAGGGGTCCTCCACCGAATTCGTGATCGGTGCGTTTCCCCTGGGTGGCTATGTGCGCATGCTGGACGAGCGCGAGGCACCTGTGGAGCCGCACGAACGACACCTGGCGTTCAACACCCAGCCGCTCAAGGCGCGTGCCGCCATTGTGGCTGCGGGCCCGCTGGCCAATTTGCTGCTGGCCGTGCTGCTGTACTCGGTAGTCAACTGGAACGGCGTTCAGGAACCCAAAGCGGTGCTGGCCAGCCCTGTGGCCGGCTCCATCGCCCACAGCGCCGGATTGCGCGGCGGTGAACTGGTCGAGCGCGCAGCGCTCGGCTCGGACGAGCTCGAAGACGTGCGTTCGTTTGAAGACCTGCGCTGGCTGCTGACGCGCAGTGCGCTGGAGGGTGACCGCGCACGGCTCGAAGTGCGACCGCAGGGCTCGTCTTCGGTGCGTGAGCTGGTGCTCGACATGTCCACCATCGACAGCCGGGAGGCCGACGCGCAGTTGTTCCGCAAGATCGGCATCCTCGGGCCCTGGACGCGTCCTGTGCTGGGCGAAGTCATGCCTGAGGGAGCAGCAGCCCGCGCCGGGCTTCGCCAGGGCGATGTGGTGCTCAGGATTGGTGCGACCGACGTGGTGGATGGGCAGCAGTTGCGCGAACTGATCCGCCAGTCGGTCAAGGGGAGTGCCGCTGTCACCCAGCCCTGGCGCATCGAGCGCGGTGGCCAGACCCTGATGGTGGATGTGACGCCCGAGCCGCAGACGGACCAGGGCGCTACCGTTGGCCGCATTGGCGCTTACGTGGGAACCCCGCCCGAATTCGTCACGGTGGACTACGGATTTTTCGAGGGTGCGTGGGCCGGCGTCGTGAAGACCTGGGATGTCTCTGTTCTTACCCTGCGCATGATGGGGCGCATGGTGATCGGCGAGGCATCGCTCAAGAACCTCAGCGGCCCGCTGACCATTGCCGACTATGCGGGCCGGTCGGCCAGCATGGGAATCAGCCAGTACCTGGTGTTTCTGGCCCTCATCAGCGTGAGCCTGGGGGTGTTGAACCTGCTGCCGCTGCCCGTCTTGGACGGAGGGCACCTGATGTATTATCTTTGGGAAGGCGTGACCGGCAAGGGCGTGTCGGATGCATGGATGGAGCGCCTGCAACGCGGCGGCGTTGCCGTGCTGATCCTCATGATGTCCATTGCCCTGTTCAATGATGTCACCCGGCTTTTTGGCTAA
- the ispC gene encoding 1-deoxy-D-xylulose-5-phosphate reductoisomerase — translation MTKTRLTVLGSTGSIGTSTLDVVSRHPERFEVFALSAATQVDLMLAQCAQFRPRYAVMASAPHAALLAEKIRSNGLQTQVIQSPDAIELIASHEEVDAVMAAIVGAAGLAPCLAAARAGKRLLLANKEALVVGGALFMQTVRDGGATLLPIDSEHSAIFQCLPEDPSTWASRVDSILLTASGGPFRQRDPATLSAITPEQACAHPNFSMGRKISVDSATMMNKALEVIEARWLFDLHPDQIKVVIHPQQIIHSMVQFRDASILAQLGTPDMRVPIACGLAWPERIESGASRLDFSKLGALAFEDADAVRFPGLHLSWQALKSAEGTTAVLNAANEVAVGAFLAGKLRFDHIHAVNLATLDAVSPSKPDSLESLLDLDALARTAATGAAERLAA, via the coding sequence ATGACAAAGACAAGACTGACCGTTCTGGGCTCCACGGGGTCCATCGGCACGAGCACGCTGGACGTGGTGTCGCGCCACCCGGAGCGCTTTGAGGTGTTTGCCCTGAGCGCTGCTACGCAGGTGGACCTGATGCTGGCGCAATGCGCACAATTCCGCCCGCGCTATGCAGTCATGGCCAGTGCGCCCCATGCGGCGCTGCTGGCCGAAAAAATCAGGTCAAATGGCCTCCAGACGCAGGTGATTCAATCACCTGATGCTATTGAATTAATAGCGTCTCATGAGGAGGTGGATGCCGTCATGGCCGCCATCGTGGGCGCTGCCGGGCTGGCGCCTTGCCTGGCCGCTGCGCGCGCTGGCAAACGCTTGCTGCTGGCCAACAAGGAGGCCCTGGTCGTGGGCGGTGCGCTGTTCATGCAGACGGTGCGGGATGGTGGTGCAACACTGCTGCCCATCGACAGCGAGCATTCGGCCATCTTCCAGTGCCTGCCAGAAGACCCGTCGACCTGGGCCAGCCGGGTCGACAGCATCCTGCTGACGGCGTCGGGCGGACCCTTCCGGCAGCGTGATCCGGCCACCTTGTCGGCCATCACGCCCGAGCAGGCCTGCGCGCATCCCAATTTTTCGATGGGCCGCAAGATTTCGGTGGACTCTGCCACCATGATGAACAAGGCGCTTGAAGTCATCGAGGCGCGCTGGCTGTTTGACCTGCATCCCGACCAGATCAAGGTCGTGATCCACCCGCAGCAGATCATCCATTCGATGGTGCAGTTCAGGGACGCATCCATTCTGGCCCAGCTGGGCACGCCCGACATGCGCGTACCCATTGCCTGTGGCCTGGCCTGGCCCGAGCGCATCGAGAGCGGCGCGAGCCGCCTCGATTTTTCGAAGCTTGGCGCGCTGGCGTTCGAGGATGCTGACGCTGTGCGCTTTCCCGGCCTGCACCTTTCGTGGCAGGCGCTGAAGTCGGCGGAGGGGACGACCGCTGTGCTCAACGCGGCCAATGAAGTGGCGGTGGGTGCGTTTTTGGCGGGCAAATTGCGGTTTGACCATATTCATGCGGTCAACCTTGCAACTTTGGATGCCGTATCGCCCTCCAAGCCCGATTCGCTCGAATCGCTGCTCGACCTGGACGCGCTGGCCCGCACTGCGGCTACCGGCGCTGCAGAGCGTCTGGCGGCCTGA
- the pyrH gene encoding UMP kinase, translated as MTTAAPAHKRILLKLSGEALMGDDAFGINRATIVRMVEEIAEVTRLGVQVAVVIGGGNIFRGVAGGSVGMDRATADYMGMLATVMNALALADAMDKQGLVARVMSAIAIEQVVEPYVRPKALQYLEEGKVVVFAAGTGNPFFTTDTAAALRGAEIGAELVLKATKVDGVYTADPQKDPTATRYTKLSFDEAMSRNLGIMDATAFALCRDQKLPVKVFSIIKHGALKRVVMGEDEGTLVYA; from the coding sequence ATGACCACCGCCGCACCAGCTCACAAGCGCATCCTGCTCAAGCTGTCTGGTGAGGCGCTGATGGGCGATGATGCCTTTGGCATCAACCGCGCGACCATCGTGCGGATGGTGGAAGAAATCGCTGAGGTGACCCGCCTGGGTGTCCAGGTGGCTGTGGTCATCGGGGGAGGTAATATTTTCCGCGGGGTGGCTGGCGGCTCTGTCGGCATGGACCGTGCCACAGCCGACTACATGGGCATGCTGGCCACCGTGATGAATGCACTGGCCCTGGCCGATGCAATGGACAAGCAGGGCCTGGTGGCCCGCGTGATGTCTGCCATTGCCATCGAGCAGGTGGTGGAACCCTACGTGCGTCCCAAGGCGCTGCAGTACCTTGAAGAAGGCAAGGTGGTGGTGTTTGCTGCCGGTACGGGCAATCCTTTCTTCACCACCGACACGGCCGCAGCACTGCGCGGCGCGGAAATCGGTGCCGAGCTGGTGCTCAAGGCCACCAAGGTGGACGGCGTCTATACTGCCGACCCGCAGAAAGACCCCACGGCCACGCGCTACACGAAGCTCAGCTTCGATGAGGCGATGTCGCGCAACCTGGGCATCATGGATGCCACCGCATTTGCCCTGTGCCGCGACCAGAAGCTGCCGGTGAAGGTGTTTTCGATCATCAAGCACGGCGCGCTCAAGCGCGTGGTGATGGGCGAGGACGAGGGAACGCTGGTTTACGCCTGA
- the frr gene encoding ribosome recycling factor gives MTIADIKKTTETKMDQSIAAFKNNLQKIRTGRANPSLLDTVQVEYYGSLVPLSQVANVALIDSRTISVQPWEKGMGAKIEKAIRESDLGLNPASMGDLIRVPMPPMSEERRKEMTKLARNEGESAKIAIRNLRRDANESVKKLVKDKLASEDDQKRAETEVQKFTDKHIAEVDALVAAKEQEIMAV, from the coding sequence ATGACGATTGCCGATATCAAGAAGACTACCGAAACGAAGATGGACCAGTCCATCGCTGCGTTCAAGAACAATCTGCAGAAGATTCGCACCGGCCGGGCCAATCCGTCGCTGCTGGATACCGTGCAGGTCGAATATTACGGCTCGCTCGTGCCGCTGAGCCAGGTTGCCAACGTGGCCCTGATCGACTCGCGCACGATCAGCGTGCAGCCTTGGGAAAAGGGCATGGGCGCCAAGATCGAAAAGGCCATCCGCGAAAGCGATCTGGGCCTGAACCCGGCCTCGATGGGTGACCTGATCCGTGTCCCCATGCCGCCCATGAGCGAAGAGCGCCGTAAGGAAATGACCAAACTGGCCCGCAATGAAGGCGAGAGCGCGAAGATCGCGATCCGCAACCTGCGCCGCGACGCCAACGAATCGGTCAAGAAGCTTGTCAAGGACAAGCTGGCGTCTGAAGACGACCAAAAGCGTGCTGAAACGGAAGTGCAGAAGTTCACCGACAAGCACATTGCCGAGGTGGATGCGCTGGTGGCCGCCAAAGAGCAGGAAATCATGGCGGTCTGA
- a CDS encoding amidase, protein MLSDLTATRDRLRDGATTASAEMEHCIEAAQAPRNAHSFVRTLFESGRGEAAQPAAARLPLAGLAASVKDLFDIAGQPTPAGSTVLANAPAAVADSPAVARLRAAGAALIGRTNMVEFAFSGVGVNPHHGTPAAWDARTGALPGPARVPGGSSSGAAVSVATGAAFVGLGSDTGGSIRIPAALNGVVGFKSTARLVPTQGAVPLSTTLDTACAITRSVRDAIVAHEVLAARQVARSMAPLAQYRLAVPRQVFLDGLDATVAQAFDRTLDALRAAGASIDMIDLPTVAQQPAYGFSAPEAFAWHRALLARSASRYDPRVRARIEKGGTLMAWEYIDLVRERQAWIAAMHGFIDGYDALLSPTAPIVAPPIADVAPADGRDPQQDAARDAEFFRVNALLLRNTSTINLLDGCALSLPCHVPGELPVGLMVWHGALRDDTVLNVGLQIEQLLQKQ, encoded by the coding sequence ATGCTTTCCGACCTGACCGCCACCCGCGACCGCCTGCGCGACGGGGCCACCACCGCCAGCGCCGAAATGGAGCACTGCATCGAGGCAGCGCAGGCACCGCGCAACGCCCACAGCTTCGTGCGCACCCTGTTCGAATCGGGCCGCGGCGAAGCGGCGCAGCCCGCGGCGGCCCGCCTTCCGCTGGCAGGGCTGGCAGCTTCCGTCAAGGACCTGTTTGACATTGCAGGTCAGCCCACCCCCGCCGGTTCGACGGTTCTGGCCAATGCGCCGGCCGCGGTAGCCGACAGCCCCGCCGTTGCGCGCCTGAGGGCGGCGGGCGCCGCCCTCATTGGCCGCACCAACATGGTGGAGTTCGCTTTTTCGGGGGTTGGCGTGAATCCGCACCACGGCACACCTGCGGCGTGGGACGCCCGCACCGGCGCACTGCCAGGCCCTGCCCGGGTACCGGGCGGCTCGTCGTCGGGCGCGGCCGTGTCGGTGGCCACGGGGGCCGCATTTGTGGGGCTCGGGTCCGACACGGGCGGGTCCATCCGCATACCCGCCGCCCTGAACGGTGTAGTGGGGTTCAAGAGCACGGCGCGCCTGGTGCCCACGCAAGGTGCAGTCCCCCTGTCCACCACCCTTGACACTGCCTGCGCCATCACCCGCAGCGTGCGCGACGCCATCGTGGCGCATGAAGTGCTGGCGGCCCGGCAGGTAGCGCGCAGCATGGCGCCTCTGGCCCAGTACCGGCTGGCAGTGCCGCGGCAGGTGTTCCTTGACGGGCTGGACGCCACCGTGGCGCAGGCTTTCGACAGGACGCTCGATGCACTGCGCGCAGCCGGCGCCAGCATCGACATGATCGACCTGCCGACGGTGGCGCAGCAGCCCGCCTACGGGTTTTCTGCCCCCGAGGCATTTGCATGGCACCGCGCGTTGCTGGCGCGCAGCGCCAGCCGGTACGACCCCCGCGTGCGCGCCCGCATCGAAAAAGGCGGCACGCTGATGGCCTGGGAGTACATCGACCTGGTGCGCGAGCGGCAAGCATGGATCGCGGCCATGCATGGGTTCATCGACGGCTACGATGCGCTGCTGTCGCCCACGGCGCCCATCGTCGCGCCGCCCATCGCCGACGTGGCCCCGGCAGACGGCCGCGACCCGCAGCAAGACGCAGCGCGCGATGCCGAGTTCTTCCGCGTCAATGCGCTGCTGCTGCGCAATACCAGCACCATCAACCTGCTGGATGGCTGCGCACTGTCGCTCCCCTGCCATGTGCCGGGCGAGCTGCCGGTAGGGTTGATGGTGTGGCATGGCGCGCTGCGCGATGACACCGTGCTGAACGTCGGCCTGCAAATCGAACAATTACTACAAAAACAATAG
- a CDS encoding FAD-dependent oxidoreductase yields the protein MKIAIVGAGITGVTTAYELARDGHDTTVFEQRGAAAEEASFATGSLLAPLLTSPWALPGFGQPLRLWGAQSSLRMSGGMSLPHLVWLRRWRQASRRNTAPAVGLEALARYSQTRLEAIAALHDLDFEGTTGRLLLLRTEAELAAIQPALQTLRDTGNAVHEITPEAARKLEPGLCPDTPLAAALHLPAASAGNCRLFGQLLRQGIQGSGVTFEFNATVERISTNPVAITLRGDDGPRRFDAVVLCTGAAPATLMAPLGLALPVAAVHGYTVSAPLREATHAPLASVIDVAQQVSITRLGQRVRIAGGAELAGPGAEHHAPTLQRLYRTLNDWFPGGAQLSTGLQIWRGARVAMPDGAPVIGASGVPGVWLNLAHGGNGWALACGSARAVADLVAQRAPEVSLDGLGIRRF from the coding sequence ATGAAGATCGCCATCGTGGGCGCCGGTATTACCGGCGTGACCACCGCGTACGAACTGGCCAGGGATGGCCATGACACCACCGTGTTTGAGCAGCGCGGCGCCGCCGCCGAAGAGGCCAGCTTTGCCACCGGCAGCTTGCTGGCGCCCCTGCTGACCAGCCCCTGGGCGTTGCCCGGCTTCGGGCAGCCGCTGCGCCTGTGGGGCGCCCAGTCCAGCCTGCGCATGAGCGGGGGCATGAGCCTGCCGCATCTGGTGTGGCTGCGGCGCTGGCGCCAGGCGTCGCGCCGCAACACGGCTCCGGCCGTAGGACTGGAAGCACTTGCCCGTTACAGCCAGACCCGGCTGGAGGCCATCGCCGCGCTGCACGACCTGGATTTTGAAGGCACCACCGGGCGCCTGCTGCTGCTGCGCACCGAGGCCGAGCTGGCCGCCATCCAGCCTGCCCTGCAGACCCTGCGCGACACCGGCAACGCGGTGCACGAAATCACGCCCGAAGCCGCACGCAAGCTTGAGCCGGGCCTGTGCCCCGACACCCCGCTGGCCGCCGCCCTGCACCTGCCCGCCGCCAGCGCGGGCAACTGCCGCCTGTTCGGCCAGCTGCTGCGCCAGGGCATCCAGGGTTCGGGCGTGACCTTCGAGTTCAACGCCACCGTCGAGCGCATCAGCACCAATCCTGTGGCGATCACATTGCGCGGCGATGACGGGCCCCGGCGCTTTGACGCAGTCGTGCTGTGCACCGGCGCTGCCCCGGCCACGCTGATGGCCCCCCTGGGTCTGGCCCTGCCGGTCGCCGCCGTGCATGGCTACACCGTGAGCGCGCCCCTGCGCGAAGCCACCCACGCGCCGTTGGCCAGCGTTATCGATGTGGCGCAGCAGGTCAGCATCACACGCCTGGGTCAACGGGTGCGCATTGCCGGCGGCGCCGAACTGGCCGGGCCGGGCGCAGAGCACCATGCGCCCACGCTGCAGCGCCTGTACCGCACGCTCAATGACTGGTTCCCGGGCGGCGCACAGCTGTCCACGGGCCTGCAGATCTGGCGCGGCGCACGCGTGGCAATGCCCGACGGCGCCCCGGTGATCGGCGCCAGCGGCGTCCCGGGCGTGTGGCTCAACCTGGCCCACGGGGGCAACGGCTGGGCCCTGGCCTGCGGCAGCGCACGCGCCGTGGCCGACCTGGTGGCGCAGCGCGCGCCCGAGGTCTCGCTGGACGGCCTGGGAATACGCAGGTTCTGA
- the uppS gene encoding polyprenyl diphosphate synthase yields the protein MSSSPVVPHHIAIVMDGNGRWATRRFLPRLAGHKQGVDSLRRCARACVQRGVSVLTVFAFSSENWNRPADEVSGLMELLAMALAREVPQLRADGVRLHFVGERAGLSSKVVEGLAQAEAATAHNTRLVLNVCFNYGGRWDIAQAAASLAARGEPITEASLHAAMGMAHVPDPDLVIRTGGEMRISNFLLWQAAYSELYFSDRLWPDFDEAALDEAIAAYSSRERRFGKTSEQILSAHPAKVPG from the coding sequence ATGTCTAGTTCCCCGGTGGTGCCACACCACATCGCCATCGTCATGGATGGCAATGGCCGCTGGGCCACGCGGCGCTTTCTGCCGCGCCTGGCGGGTCACAAGCAAGGGGTGGATTCGCTGCGCCGCTGCGCGCGTGCCTGCGTGCAGCGTGGTGTGTCTGTGCTCACGGTCTTCGCCTTCTCGTCCGAGAACTGGAACCGGCCGGCCGACGAGGTCTCAGGCCTGATGGAACTGTTGGCCATGGCGCTGGCCCGCGAGGTGCCCCAGTTGCGCGCGGACGGCGTGCGCCTGCATTTTGTGGGTGAGCGTGCCGGGCTCTCTTCCAAAGTGGTGGAAGGTCTGGCGCAGGCCGAGGCAGCGACTGCGCACAACACCCGCCTGGTGCTGAACGTGTGCTTCAACTACGGTGGTCGATGGGACATTGCCCAGGCGGCAGCATCGCTGGCCGCCCGGGGCGAGCCTATTACCGAGGCCAGCCTTCATGCAGCGATGGGCATGGCCCATGTGCCCGATCCGGATCTCGTCATCCGCACCGGCGGCGAAATGCGCATCAGCAATTTCCTGCTGTGGCAGGCCGCATACTCCGAGCTGTATTTCAGTGACCGCCTCTGGCCCGACTTCGACGAAGCGGCGCTGGATGAAGCCATCGCTGCGTATTCCAGCCGCGAGCGCCGCTTCGGCAAAACATCCGAACAGATCCTGTCCGCGCATCCCGCCAAGGTGCCGGGCTGA